GGAAGTGCATGAAGGCAAAACGGCCTTTGCGCTAGTGCCAGACGATGAGACAGGGCGGAAAGGCCGACTACTACGCGAGTTGGGCTATGCCGAAATTGTCCCGGTCGTCGGCCGCTATGAGATGGATGAAGAAGATGGATTGGTCTTACTGACAGACTACGAATCCATGAGCTCCCGGGAGCGCTTTTGGTTTGCCGATGACAATACCCGCGTCCGCACCAGTACTGTGAAGCGATTTGGTGGCTTTAGCTCGGCAACTTTCTGTAGTGAAACACGGGTTGAAGCGGCGATCGAAGGTGATAAAGCGCCGACTCAGATTCAATCTGAGGAGAAAGTCGCTTCACTTTTTGGTTGGTAGTTGTTTGCACAGGTAGAAGTTCGGTTGATCAGTCGTCAGCATCAGGAATTCGTTACCGATCAAGCCGCTGTATATTTGCAGCGGCTGCAGCAGTTTGAACTTGAACCTCGCATGATTAATCTACTGATGTCGGAGCGCCGCCGTGCCTATCCGTGGATTGGGGCGAATATCGATCGGGTGAATCAAGCACTTTATGAGCATCTCGTTACTTGTCAAGAATGCTTTTTTCCGGCAAACCGCTGTGCTGTCAGTATCCTTGCGGCACCGATCGGGCCTGAGTGGGGCATCGACGGCTTTTGTAATGTGCGTGTTGACCCCTCGATGATTTTGGTGGATGTCGGGCGGATTGTGCCGACTGATTGGCTCAAGCTGGTCGCCCATGAGTATGCCCACGCCATGATTGGTAGTGCCGGCCATGCGTCGGAATATGCCGCAATACTCAAGCATCTTTGTTTAGGGCTGGGATTTACCTGGGATGAGCAATGGCGTTCAGAAAATAATCGACTCCAGACCTACCCACCTTGTATCAGCACCTTAGACCCGATTGCTTTCTGGCGAGGCGATAGCGACTTCTGATATGAGTCAACTGCTGGAAGCGCAAATGGCAGCCAGTGGTGTGACTTATATGAGTTGGTGCTGAATGCCCTTGCTGATAGTGAAGTCGTTCTCTTTTCGCCTTAAGCTTGGGTGAATTGAGCCAAAATATTAAGTGTTTTGTAACATTTTCGTTGCGGCTTGGTAAGTTACCACTGCAATTGTTTCGATCACTGGTTGGAATATCGTTGAAATCGCTTGACTGTAAGGATTTTTTGGGTCAAAAAGTGATCAAAATACGCTTAGAATTGATGCCATTGTTGACAAATTTGATCGCTGAAACCCCTTCTGTCTATTAAGTTTCGTAAATTCTTATCAGAATAGCCACGGACTGCATCAGTTATTCCCGTAAGATCGGCATTAATTCTGGATGAATTTTCATTAAGTCTATTAGAGATATTGGAGGTTGAGGCGTGGCGATTCCTCTGCTAGCTTACGCGCCTACGACGCAGAATGCGCGGGTTGACGGGTTCGATGTGGCGAACGATGATCAGGCGAGAATTTTTTCGACTGAGAATCTACTGTCGGATACTGATCTTGATGTGCTGATTGAAGCAGCCTATCGTCAGATCGTTTTCCATGCGTTTGCGTCTGATC
The Romeriopsis navalis LEGE 11480 DNA segment above includes these coding regions:
- a CDS encoding phycobiliprotein lyase, whose translation is MSQESTVMNAMEFFQKSSGVWRSQRTTHHLAFKRAEMGGSEIRVQALDKDTPAIIELCKLHEIDPDLAIGGANVTWEGTMAWDRNDGEVHEGKTAFALVPDDETGRKGRLLRELGYAEIVPVVGRYEMDEEDGLVLLTDYESMSSRERFWFADDNTRVRTSTVKRFGGFSSATFCSETRVEAAIEGDKAPTQIQSEEKVASLFGW